In Paroedura picta isolate Pp20150507F chromosome 1, Ppicta_v3.0, whole genome shotgun sequence, the following are encoded in one genomic region:
- the MCHR2 gene encoding melanin-concentrating hormone receptor 2 isoform X2, whose product MEPIQYSCWNGTFNPPNISSSGEHYYQAVGAAETIILPSLTGVICSTGLVGNIIVMLTIIRSRKKTIPDIYICNLAVADLVHIIGMPFLIHQWARGGEWVFGNPLCTIITSLDTCNQFACSAIMTVMSLDRYLALVQPFRLTSLRTRSKTIQINLCLWIVSLILVFPVWTYSKVILFKDGLESCAFDLTSPEEVLWYTLYLTMATFFFPLPLILVCYFLILCYTWELYQQNEKSGCYNTNIPRQRVMKLTKMVLVLVGVFVLSAAPYHVIQLVNLQIAQPTPTFYISYYFTICLSYASGSINPFLYIMLSGNFQKRLRQCIHIRTKTVDREFNNIENTLT is encoded by the exons ATGGAGCCAATCCAGTATTCTTGTTGGAATGGTACCTTTAACCCACCTAACATTTCTAGCAGTGGAGAACATTACTATCAAGCAGTGGGTGCAGCAGAGACCATCATCCTGCCTTCTCTAACGGGGGTTATCTGTTCAACAGGACTAGTAGGCAACATCATTGTTATGCTCACTATAATCAG ATCAAGAAAGAAAACCATTCCAGATATTTATATCTGCAATCTGGCTGTGGCTGATCTAGTTCACATCATTGGCATGCCTTTCCTGATCCATCAGTGGGCACGAGGAGGAGAATGGGTGTTTGGCAATCCCCTCTGCACCATCATTACATCATTGGACACATGCAACCAGTTTGCATGCAGTGCAATTATGACAGTCATGAGTTTGGACAG GTACTTAGCTCTTGTCCAGCCATTTCGCCTCACTAGTTTGAGAACTAGATCAAAGACAATTCAAATCAATTTATGCCTCTGGATAGTTTCACTCATTCTTGTGTTTCCTGTATGGACATACTCTAAAGTCATTTTATTCAAAGATGGTTTAGAGAGTTGTGCTTTTGACCTTACCTCACCTGAAGAGGTACTTTG GTACACTCTTTATCTGACTATGGCAACTTTCTTTTTCCCATTGCCGCTGATACTGGTTTGCTACTTTTTGATTTTATGCTATACATGGGAACTATACCAACAAAATGAAAAATCAGGATG tTATAATACGAACATTCCAAGGCAAAGGGTAATGAAATTAACCAAAATGGTGCTTGTGCTTGTCGGGGTGTTTGTCCTAAGTGCTGCTCCATACCATGTGATACAACTTGTGAATCTTCAGATAGCTCAGCCAACACCAACCTTCTATATCAGCTACTACTTCACCATTTGCCTTAGCTATGCCAGTGGCAGCATTAACCCTTTCCTGTACATAATGCTTAGTGGGAACTTTCAGAAGCGTCTAAGGCAATGCATACATATCAGGACAAAGACGGTAGATCGTGAATTTAACAATATTGAAAATACCCTGACCTGA
- the MCHR2 gene encoding melanin-concentrating hormone receptor 2 isoform X1, translating into MDAGRPRSLMKKCHMTRGSACKGELTHSSLAILFSSLFSLYHETPLIPALPPSNPHFRDLRMLGKVGKDPYLSRKKTIPDIYICNLAVADLVHIIGMPFLIHQWARGGEWVFGNPLCTIITSLDTCNQFACSAIMTVMSLDRYLALVQPFRLTSLRTRSKTIQINLCLWIVSLILVFPVWTYSKVILFKDGLESCAFDLTSPEEVLWYTLYLTMATFFFPLPLILVCYFLILCYTWELYQQNEKSGCYNTNIPRQRVMKLTKMVLVLVGVFVLSAAPYHVIQLVNLQIAQPTPTFYISYYFTICLSYASGSINPFLYIMLSGNFQKRLRQCIHIRTKTVDREFNNIENTLT; encoded by the exons ATGGATGCCGGAAGACCTAGGAGCCTTATGAAAAAGTGCCACATGACAAGAGGGTCTGCATGTAAAGGAGAATTGACTCACTCTTCCTTGGCAATTTTGTTCAGTTCTCTCTTTTCATTGTATCATGAAACTCCTCTGATTCCTGCCCTACCACCATCAAATCCACATTTCAGAGATCTCAGGATGCTGGGGAAAGTTGGGAAAGATCCATATCT ATCAAGAAAGAAAACCATTCCAGATATTTATATCTGCAATCTGGCTGTGGCTGATCTAGTTCACATCATTGGCATGCCTTTCCTGATCCATCAGTGGGCACGAGGAGGAGAATGGGTGTTTGGCAATCCCCTCTGCACCATCATTACATCATTGGACACATGCAACCAGTTTGCATGCAGTGCAATTATGACAGTCATGAGTTTGGACAG GTACTTAGCTCTTGTCCAGCCATTTCGCCTCACTAGTTTGAGAACTAGATCAAAGACAATTCAAATCAATTTATGCCTCTGGATAGTTTCACTCATTCTTGTGTTTCCTGTATGGACATACTCTAAAGTCATTTTATTCAAAGATGGTTTAGAGAGTTGTGCTTTTGACCTTACCTCACCTGAAGAGGTACTTTG GTACACTCTTTATCTGACTATGGCAACTTTCTTTTTCCCATTGCCGCTGATACTGGTTTGCTACTTTTTGATTTTATGCTATACATGGGAACTATACCAACAAAATGAAAAATCAGGATG tTATAATACGAACATTCCAAGGCAAAGGGTAATGAAATTAACCAAAATGGTGCTTGTGCTTGTCGGGGTGTTTGTCCTAAGTGCTGCTCCATACCATGTGATACAACTTGTGAATCTTCAGATAGCTCAGCCAACACCAACCTTCTATATCAGCTACTACTTCACCATTTGCCTTAGCTATGCCAGTGGCAGCATTAACCCTTTCCTGTACATAATGCTTAGTGGGAACTTTCAGAAGCGTCTAAGGCAATGCATACATATCAGGACAAAGACGGTAGATCGTGAATTTAACAATATTGAAAATACCCTGACCTGA
- the MCHR2 gene encoding melanin-concentrating hormone receptor 2 isoform X3 has protein sequence MDAGRPRSLMKKCHMTRGSACKGELTHSSLAILFSSLFSLYHETPLIPALPPSNPHFRDLRMLGKVGKDPYLSRKKTIPDIYICNLAVADLVHIIGMPFLIHQWARGGEWVFGNPLCTIITSLDTCNQFACSAIMTVMSLDRYTLYLTMATFFFPLPLILVCYFLILCYTWELYQQNEKSGCYNTNIPRQRVMKLTKMVLVLVGVFVLSAAPYHVIQLVNLQIAQPTPTFYISYYFTICLSYASGSINPFLYIMLSGNFQKRLRQCIHIRTKTVDREFNNIENTLT, from the exons ATGGATGCCGGAAGACCTAGGAGCCTTATGAAAAAGTGCCACATGACAAGAGGGTCTGCATGTAAAGGAGAATTGACTCACTCTTCCTTGGCAATTTTGTTCAGTTCTCTCTTTTCATTGTATCATGAAACTCCTCTGATTCCTGCCCTACCACCATCAAATCCACATTTCAGAGATCTCAGGATGCTGGGGAAAGTTGGGAAAGATCCATATCT ATCAAGAAAGAAAACCATTCCAGATATTTATATCTGCAATCTGGCTGTGGCTGATCTAGTTCACATCATTGGCATGCCTTTCCTGATCCATCAGTGGGCACGAGGAGGAGAATGGGTGTTTGGCAATCCCCTCTGCACCATCATTACATCATTGGACACATGCAACCAGTTTGCATGCAGTGCAATTATGACAGTCATGAGTTTGGACAG GTACACTCTTTATCTGACTATGGCAACTTTCTTTTTCCCATTGCCGCTGATACTGGTTTGCTACTTTTTGATTTTATGCTATACATGGGAACTATACCAACAAAATGAAAAATCAGGATG tTATAATACGAACATTCCAAGGCAAAGGGTAATGAAATTAACCAAAATGGTGCTTGTGCTTGTCGGGGTGTTTGTCCTAAGTGCTGCTCCATACCATGTGATACAACTTGTGAATCTTCAGATAGCTCAGCCAACACCAACCTTCTATATCAGCTACTACTTCACCATTTGCCTTAGCTATGCCAGTGGCAGCATTAACCCTTTCCTGTACATAATGCTTAGTGGGAACTTTCAGAAGCGTCTAAGGCAATGCATACATATCAGGACAAAGACGGTAGATCGTGAATTTAACAATATTGAAAATACCCTGACCTGA